ATCTTTGCTCGTATTCTTGTTGAGACTGTAATACAAAAATCAGAATTATTCGTTAATGCTTTGAGTAATCAACTAGCCAATAAACAAGTTGACTTCGTAAATAATGAAGTAGAACTCTCTCAAAGAAAATTGAGAAATATAAAACAAGACATCCTAGATTTTCAGAATAGTAATAATTTAGTTAGCCCCGAAGAGTTAACGAAAGGCATAAGCAGTATTATTCAAGGATTAGAGACGCGATTAGCAGAAGAGCGCGCCAAACTAACTGCCGCCAAAAGCTACTTAAATACTGATTCATCACAAATAATATCAATTCAAGCTGAAATTGGCGCCTTAGAAAATCAAATTAAAGTAGAGAAAGTTCGATTGGTTGGTATAAGTGACGAGAAAGGTGAACAGCGACTCAATACTCTAAGTGCACACTTTCAGAATCTTGAATTAGATCTACAATTTGCTACTGATGCTTACGCCGCATCACTAAAAGCTTTGGAAAGTGCAAGAATGGAAGCTTCTGGTAAGTTGAAACATCTGATAGTAATTACACGGCCTTCATTGGCAGAGGAGGCTGAGTACCCACATAAAATATATAATTTAGTAAGTTTAACGGTGATTTTATTCTTATTATATGGTGTTGGGATTATGCTGTCAGCCAGTATTCGAGATCATCGTATGTAATTTATAGGCTGAGTTTTCATTATCGAACAATATGTTGAGCTATTCAATAGCTATAAAGGAAGCCTTGTAGAATCATGATACCTATTAATAGAGTAAAGAAAAATATTTTATCCCTGATAATAACTTTACTGATCATTTTGGGTCATGGGTTGGCTTTTGCATTAGAAACCCAGTTAGTAGATGGTATAGATTCTCAGCCCACACCAAAAAATGAGATACCAATTTTTGGTCAATCTTTATTTCAGGGAACATTTAAGGACCAGCCATTCAATGGTTTCAACCCGGACTACAGAATCACGGTTGGGGATCAGATTAATCTTCAATTATGGGGCGCTTATAGTTTTAGCGCAACTTTAACTGTTGATCCAAAAGGAAACATTTTTGTACCAGAAGTAGGACCGGTTCATGTAGCTGGAGTACAAAATGGCGACTTAAATAATTTTGTGTTACGCCATGTGAAGCGTGTTTTTAAAAATAATGTACAAGCCTATGCGAACTTGGAAGCAAGTCAGCCGGTTAAAGTGTTTGTGACAGGGTATGTAAATAATCCTGGTTTATTCAATGGTTTTAGTTCGGATTCAATTCTGTATTATTTGGATAGTGCTGAAGGAATAAGTTCACAAAGTGGTAGTTTTGTCGATATAAAGATAATTCGAAGGGACAAAATAATACAGGAAATAAATTTATATAGTTTTATTGTAGATGGGATAATGCCTGCCGTACAGCTGCGAAATGGTGATGTAATAGTAGTTGGTGGAAAAAAAGGATTTGTTACGGTTAAAGGTGCAGTTCAACAGTCGGCTCAACTAGAATTTATCGGTCCTTATACACAATTAGGAGAGATGTTATTAGTTATTAAGCCAGATCCTCTTGCAAATTTTGCTCGTATTACTCAGGTAGTTGATGGAGTCAAACAAGCAAGTTACCAACCCTTAACTAATGCAATGACAACACGCCTTTACCCAGGCGCAATTGTAGAACTAGTCCGCGATAATGATATTCATTCGATTTCAGTAATTGTTTCTGGTGAATTAGATGGCCCCGCTACTTATGTGCTTCCATATGGCGCAACACTTGAAATGTTGATGACAAAATTAAAATTTCGTGAAAATGCTGATCAAAATTCTATTCAGTTATATCGAAAAAGTGTTGCTGAAAAACAACAGGTTGCATTGGATAGATCACTAGATGCTTTACAAATGGAAGTTTTAACTCGTCAACCGAAAACTGATCTTGAAAAAGATGCTCAGAAAGATAACGCTTTAATGATTCAAAATTTCATAAAAAAAGCTCGAAGAGTCATTCCAAAAGGGCAGGTAGTAATTGCTAATAACCCAGATGCTGGAAAAATGTTACTTGAAGATGGTGATGAAATAACTGTACCTCTGAAAACATCAACCATATCTATAGTTGGGGAGGTAATTTTTCCAACTTCACTTGTGTATCATAAAAAATATACATTAGAAGATTATATCGAATTAGCAGGTGGATTTGCCAATAATGCAAACCGTAACGAACTGATTATTTTACATTTAGACGGGACGATAACACGAGTTCATGATAGAGACTTTGATAATAAACTTGGAAATAGATTACGTCCTGGGGATGAAATAATGGTAATGCCAAAAATTAATTCAAGTGAACTACAGGTAACTAAAGATGTAACGGAAATTTTATATCGTATAGCAGTTGGGACTGCGGCCATACTATCATTCTGAAAAACAACATAAATATCTTATTTTTAAATAACTTCTTTGAAGAAAATATTTAAAATACTACTGTAGAAATTTAGCTGTTTCTAATTTCAAGGATTGATGGAGGAATTATGGCTGAAACTGATACCGAACGAAGGGGAATTATTCTGGCTGGTGGTACTGGTACCCGTCTGTATCCATTAACAAAAGGTATCAGCAAGCAATTAATGCCAGTATATGACAAGCCCATGATTTACTATCCGCTAACAACTTTAATGTTGGCTGGAATACGAAAAATATTAATTATAACTACCCCCCAAGATCAAAGTTTGTTTAGGGGACTTTTGGGTACTGGATCTCAGTGGGGAATTAATCTAAGTTACGCCAAGCAATTTTCACCAAATGGTTTGGCTGAAGCATTTATAATTGGACAGGATCATATAGAGAGCAGTCCCTGCGCGCTAATTCTTGGAGATAATATTTTTTATGCTCATCAATTTAGTGAACTTTTAAAGAGAGCTAATTCAAGAATTCAAGGAGCAACAATCTTTGGGTATAGGATTGCGGACCCAAGCGCATATGGAGTTGCTGAATTCAATAAAAATGGAAAAGTTATAAGTGTTGAGGAAAAACCAAATAAACCCAAATCAAATTATGCTATTACTGGATTATACTTGTATGACAATAATGTTTGCGATTTAGTCAGAGAGATCAGGCCAAGTGATCGTGGAGAGTTGGAGATTACGGATCTCAATAAAATATACCTTGAAAGAGGTGAACTTAGTCTAGAGTTAATGGGCCGCGGTTCTGCATGGTTAGATACTGGAACGCATGATAATTTGCTCGCAGCGGCACACTTCGTACAAACAATTGAACGTCGTCAGGGATTAAAAATTGCATGCCCTGAAGAGGTCGCATTTCGTAAAGGTTTTATCTCACTTGATGAGCTTGAAGTTCAAGCTAAATTATTTATGAAAAGTGGATATGGTGAATATTTGATGCGTATCTTGAATGACGCACAAAGAGATCATAATTTCGTATAAATATCAATGATATCATGAAATACAACAAAATTAACATAAGATTTTTTCTATTATTAATAGTTGAACAGGGTCCCCCCAGTTGCATTAACTTTTCTGGAGTTTGAATTCAGGTTAACCAAATATTTTAAATTAAGATTTTATATTTAGCTTATTAATTATGTTTTAAGTTTATAGAAATCATTTTATTCAAATCCCTTAGTAATTTTAGTTTTTGAGTAAGGCAATTAACAAATTAGATATTTAATTTGAATGGTATAAAAATGGATGAGAAGTATCAGGTGAAGCTACTTGAGAATTCAATATTATTCGACCCTGAATGGTATTTGTCACAACATTCAGATGTTGAGAGTATAGAGATAACACCAGAGCAACATTATCTACGATATGGGTGGAGAATGGGAAGAAGTCCATCATCCTTATTTTGTGGAGTAGGTTACCATAATAAATATCCCGATGTAGCTCTGAGAAATGAAAACCCACTTATCCACTATCTCCGATTTGGAAAACGAGAAGGAAGGGAAGTGCAAGCAGTAAAAGAGAAAAATTTTCTTACAAAAAAAGATTTGAATGTTGATACTAATAAATTGTTTTTTCCTGAGACGGATAATGAAAAAAAAAATTTAAATGAAGAGTTTAAAAATCAATTAAAAAAAACGCAAGGTTTACTTGAAAAGTATGTCAGACGATGCAGAGAGCTTGAATATCAAATC
The DNA window shown above is from Microbulbifer variabilis and carries:
- a CDS encoding polysaccharide biosynthesis/export family protein, whose amino-acid sequence is MIPINRVKKNILSLIITLLIILGHGLAFALETQLVDGIDSQPTPKNEIPIFGQSLFQGTFKDQPFNGFNPDYRITVGDQINLQLWGAYSFSATLTVDPKGNIFVPEVGPVHVAGVQNGDLNNFVLRHVKRVFKNNVQAYANLEASQPVKVFVTGYVNNPGLFNGFSSDSILYYLDSAEGISSQSGSFVDIKIIRRDKIIQEINLYSFIVDGIMPAVQLRNGDVIVVGGKKGFVTVKGAVQQSAQLEFIGPYTQLGEMLLVIKPDPLANFARITQVVDGVKQASYQPLTNAMTTRLYPGAIVELVRDNDIHSISVIVSGELDGPATYVLPYGATLEMLMTKLKFRENADQNSIQLYRKSVAEKQQVALDRSLDALQMEVLTRQPKTDLEKDAQKDNALMIQNFIKKARRVIPKGQVVIANNPDAGKMLLEDGDEITVPLKTSTISIVGEVIFPTSLVYHKKYTLEDYIELAGGFANNANRNELIILHLDGTITRVHDRDFDNKLGNRLRPGDEIMVMPKINSSELQVTKDVTEILYRIAVGTAAILSF
- the rfbA gene encoding glucose-1-phosphate thymidylyltransferase RfbA produces the protein MAETDTERRGIILAGGTGTRLYPLTKGISKQLMPVYDKPMIYYPLTTLMLAGIRKILIITTPQDQSLFRGLLGTGSQWGINLSYAKQFSPNGLAEAFIIGQDHIESSPCALILGDNIFYAHQFSELLKRANSRIQGATIFGYRIADPSAYGVAEFNKNGKVISVEEKPNKPKSNYAITGLYLYDNNVCDLVREIRPSDRGELEITDLNKIYLERGELSLELMGRGSAWLDTGTHDNLLAAAHFVQTIERRQGLKIACPEEVAFRKGFISLDELEVQAKLFMKSGYGEYLMRILNDAQRDHNFV